The following are encoded in a window of Amaranthus tricolor cultivar Red isolate AtriRed21 chromosome 2, ASM2621246v1, whole genome shotgun sequence genomic DNA:
- the LOC130803587 gene encoding translocon-associated protein subunit alpha-like, with protein MAIRVFFLALLLLASPFLQVAKCQLDSTPESETAAYLSTEESSDLGIVDDDTQHYGDERLISAPGVETVCVFPKNSGKVVPAGKETEVLVGIKYDGEASVNVVALQASVHLPYDHRLLVQNLTAQVFNNASVPLSAQATFPYIFAVSKYLQPGSFDLVGSIVYEIDKTPYQSTFYNGTIEVVEASGFLTIETVFLVMLAIAVVAALGLWLHGQLQRFSKKSKKAPKVEVGTRSTDSSLDEWLQGTAYTQKKKK; from the exons ATGGCGATTAGGGTTTTCTTCTTAGCTTTACTCCTCCTCGCTTCTCCCTTTCTTCAAG TTGCAAAGTGTCAATTGGATTCAACTCCTGAGTCCGAAACTGCTGCTTATTTATCCACCGAAGAAAGCAGTGATCTTGGAATCGTTGATGATGATACTCAACATTATGGTGATGAGAGGTTAATCTCTGCTCCTGGTGTTGAGACGGTTTGTGTATTCCCTAAGAATAGTGGAAAAG TTGTTCCGGCCGGCAAAGAAACAGAGGTGCTTGTTGGAATTAAATATGATG GGGAGGCTAGTGTCAATGTTGTTGCCCTTCAGGCCAGCGTTCATCTCCCATATGATCACCGCTTGCTGGTCCAGAATCTTACTGCACAG GTATTTAACAATGCCTCTGTTCCTCTATCAGCTCAAGCCACATTCCCCTACATATTTGCTGTCAGCAAATACTTGCAG CCCGGATCATTTGATCTTGTTGGCTCAATCGTTTATGAGATTGACAAGACTCCATATCAGAGCACTTTCTACAATGGTACCATTGAAGTTGTCGAGGCTAGTGGCTTCTTAACCATTGAGACTGTTTTCTTGGTTATGCTTGCTATTGCTGTTGTTGCTGCTCTTGGTTTGTGGTTACATGGTCAATTGCAACGCTTTTCAAAG AAATCTAAGAAGGCGCCCAAAGTGGAAGTCGGAACTCGCTCAACTGACTCCTCATTGGATGAATGGCTCCAG GGCACCGCGTACACCCaaaagaagaagaaatga